ACCAGGGCCCGGCGGCCCTGGCGCTGATGGGGGTACTGCTCGGCGTCAGCGTCCCGGTGGTCAACGTGCTCGCCGTCAGCGCCCTCGCCCACGGCGCCCCCTCACCGGCGGACGGCGACCGGCGAACGAGCGCAGCCGTCCGGCTGCTGGGCGCGGTCGTCCGCAACCCACTCATCCTCGCCACCGCCGCCGGGCTCGCCGGCAACCTGGCCGGGGTCACGCTGCCGGGACCGGTGGACGCCACCGCCTCCCGGCTGGCCGCGGCCGCGGTACCGCTCGGGCTGCTCACCGTGGGGGCGGCGCTGCGCGGGGGCTGGTTCCAGCGCGGCCGGCGACTGGTGTCGGCGTACCTGGCACTGGTCAAGCTGGTCGCGGTGCCCGCCGCCGCGCTCGGCCTGGCGACCGCCCTGGGCGTCGTCGGCGAGCAGCGGGCGGTGCTCATGGCCTTCGCCGCCGTGCCGCCGGCGACCGCCGCCTACGTGCTCACGGCCCGCATGGGCGGAGACGGGCCGTTCGTGGCCGCCCAGC
This window of the Geodermatophilus sp. DSM 44513 genome carries:
- a CDS encoding AEC family transporter, with product MIDVGLVLPEFALLVLGALLRRWAWRSPQFWVDLERLVYLVLFPVLLVRTTLAADLGAAGAGTVLLAALGATGAGALLAAAVWLLPGTDRSTAASGWQTAFRFNSYLALALVDDQGPAALALMGVLLGVSVPVVNVLAVSALAHGAPSPADGDRRTSAAVRLLGAVVRNPLILATAAGLAGNLAGVTLPGPVDATASRLAAAAVPLGLLTVGAALRGGWFQRGRRLVSAYLALVKLVAVPAAALGLATALGVVGEQRAVLMAFAAVPPATAAYVLTARMGGDGPFVAAQLSLTTVAAVLTLPLWLTLTG